AACAATGGTCTCAAAGGAAGCAAACTTCATCATTGTGTCTGCAAGAAAGAGCATTCTTTTAATTCTTCATGTTTTATTATCAGGTCCTTCAGTTGCATTAAATTGGAAAACAGTTAACTTCAACAGTCACTACCACAATTATTCATATTGAAGAGCTTCACCATTTCTCAACAAGCAGAAATTATAATAGAATCAGCCAAGAAGAAGGAAAACTGATATTATTGGATAGGAAAACTAGAATAATGCTGAGTGATTTGAGAGACTCATCACTCTCCTAAGTTTTAATTCCCATATGACCCAAAAGATGCTAATCCCTCTCAGCACCTTATTTATAACATCTCTGTGCTCTAATCCCTAACCAATTCACTAACAAGCCATATGATTTCCCTAACTGACTAACTAACTAAAGTAGCTAAGGGGTGGTTACCTATCAAATTACAATCTAACACAATACAGGTCcacaataaaaataattatcctGTAATGATACAGGTGATACaaatatgataaaaatattgtTTATTATCATCACACAAATCATTAAATAACCATGCGTTGTTTCATAGTAGATCAGACAACACccaaatgcaatattaataaaaaataaatatatgcaTTCTTCCAAAATCTAGTGATCTATGGTATGTAACTAATTCTcaacaataaaaaatgaaaaacaaatcaGCAATTTTCTATAGAATAAATTAAGGAAAAACACAACAAGATCAATGAAAACATTTGTATAAGAAGACCACAAAAAAATGGAAGAACTTACATCCCTGATAAGCATTTGTATTACTTTTTTCATGAATTTGTTAAAATTCAACAAATGAATTAACCTATTGGTGTACATGGTAAATTTCCAAGAAGCTAAAGGTAAATAAAgaattttaacaaaaataaagagaCAATAacattcagttttgaaattgaaGTGCAACGGGGTATTGTAACACAGGCTCAAGAAGCAGGGCATGATAAGTGACATGACCCTCAAAAAAATTGAAGTGCAAACTAAAAAACCTCTTTAAAGTATAATGCAAACTCAAACTATAAGCTGGAAAACTTACATGGAATCTGTCGTCCCCACAAAGGCACCAATCCCTTGTACAACCTGAAATCATAAGACAATTCATTAGACTCACATACTGATTCATAGCATAGAGCAACATACAATCAATCACACAACATCCTCTATTCTACTAAATAGAGAGTTCAAAATAATCAGCATTTAAAAGCATACCCCAAGGTTCCTTCAGCCTTGACAAACTTTGGCAGCCCATCAGACAGACCTCTTGCGAAACCAGGCTGAGTTTGGACGCGGACCTTCACAGCCTCAAAGGGGCAAAGTGCAACATCAGCAATAACCTCAGCAGATGCTGAACCAGCAAGGTAGATCAAGGTCTTGTACTTGGTAGCATACTCAGGGCCAGCAATATCAGAGTAGTACTTCTTGAAGAACTCATAGAATCCAAACTTGCAAGCACCCTGTGCACTGTAACCGAGCAAGGTAGGAACCCAGCCGCGGAAAAAGCCCTTGACTCCCTGCTCCTTGAGCAAAACTCCAAACCCAGACGAAATGCTCTTGTACTTGGTAGGGTCAATCTGAAATCAACAATCAATTCCAATATAAAACACAAATTACAGCAACAACAATTAAGAGTACACCTAACAAACTATTTCAACAATTCAAACAAGCAGAAACACCAGATTCAGCCCTCCATCATAAACAAATTTCCAATTCCTCTAATTTGTCCATGTACCAAACAAAGATTCTCACATAAAATCGCACTTGAAACCCTCAACAGAGGAAAACACTGCCATTACCACAAAATCAAAATGTCATGTCCGAAAAATCAAGACGGTAGTGCATGTCCCAAACTTCAGACTAAAGAAAACTGTAATCGAAATCGAAATTTCACAAAACAATAGGCTACTAAACTCTGAACAAATCGGCGGCAGCAGTAGCATAGCACAGTAAAATCGGCTCGTTACTCATAAACACACAGCTATTTTCCACTTCTTGTGAAAACAAATTGCATATATAACAACTATACACGAAAGAAATCTAAATTTCACAAAGCCAGGTTGCAATCAATCTTTCGACTACAAACAATCACCAACATCAAGTTTGTACAGATCTTATTGCACGAATAACCTCTTCTAAAATGTGATCAGCAATCTAAACCGTAAATGACTATAATCGCTTAATTCACAAGTGATCCGATCTAAATCCAGTGAATTACCATAAAATCCAAACAGAACTCAAAGGAAATCGCAGATCTAAACAATCAAAAAGCGAAAACACTCAAAAAAGCGTTAAATCTAAGCAGAAGAGTACAGATCGGAATCGAATTGAGAGAAATGGAGAGTGAGTAAGACTAAACCTGCATGTTACACTTGACAAGGTCAAGAGGAGTGACGGTCATGTGAGTGAGTCCACAACTGAGGATACCGCCGACGGTGCAGGCGGCGTAGAAAGCAGGGGAGTACATCTCGATCTTCTCATTAGGAGCCGGGATCATGAGCTTCGAGGGAGCAGCAGCggcggtggaggaggaggagaggatCTGGTTGAGAGGTAGGGTTTTGGGGGAGGAGGAGCCATAGAGGAAGGAAGGGATGAGGTTGTTGTTGCGGCGAGAAGAGGAATCAGGAAAAGCCATTAGGTCAATGACAGGAAGTGATTTCGTTGAATTGATTTGAAGAGAAAGCGAGAGAAGAAGTAGAAACAACAAAGAGTGGGTGCTTCGCTTTCTCTCGCTCGCTCCCAATACTTCGCTGCCAAAAATCTCTGGCTTTTCCGGTTTTTATGCACCAATGGTGGTACTGTGTTGCTTTTATATCTCCGTTGCCGAAATCACTAgcggaccaaaatgcccctgttGCTTGTCTAAATTACCGCGTTGACACGCTAGAGAAAGCTGGTCAAATTTTGTCAGCTTAGTATTTATTTTCGCATCTAAATTGGGAATATTCTTTTAGTATTATTACTGCAtcattttttacttttctaGCATGAGTATAGATCTATTAGTTTGAAAAGCAGGGTACTAATGTAGGATTGGCACTGCTTCCTCAGGGAGATCCTAAGGAAGCACATGACCTCTTGTTGGATTTTCTAATCCCCATGTCAACTTTTAGATTTGGTGGAGATGAGATGTGTCCTACACTCTAAGAACTACATCAAATTGTGGAGAAATCTCATAATGTCCTTTTTGTACCTAGAGACTCAGCATTCAGGCTAATCGCGCGGTGGTGTGGTAAATAGTGGGTTTAATGCGCCCTCTGCACTATATTTTTTGTGGAAATGGAATGTAGTGATGAATTTCCTGGCCAAGGACAAGGCGAAATATGTGAGGAGCTTAGTGATTCGTGAGCATCGTCTTATTGATGGGACACTATCAATGTTCCTATGTTGAGATGCTCCCCGCCTTCAGTTCTAGCTTCCTCTCGTGCTTCTTTTTCCTTTCCCTACCACCACATCTCATCGTAATCACACCAAGTGGTTCCACGCTCGACTTGAGAACGTGATATGGGGGTAGCAACTCCACCTGGTTGAAGTTGTGGTCTTCTCTAGTCAATTGAGCTAACAAATAATTGCATGGTGGTTTGGGATATGAAACATCTATGGTGATATTGTAGTATGTACTACTTCCATTAACATAATTAACGCATCTTCTTGTTGAGTGGATTTATCCTTTTTTTtctgattcatcttcttctatcTTCAATATCTTGAATCAGGCTCAAGAACTCAAAATTTTATCATCTGTTTCAGGCTGAGGTGGATTCGCTGACAGATGCGCTTTCTAACGTTTCAAGCACTGGAGATTGTAATTATCAggtaatttgttttttattcaaCACTTGTTCAGTGAGTTTTCTCTTCACTGTCATTCATTTTCTTCTATCTTGAATTTGCTTCTATGTTGAGTATGAGGCACAAGAGTTCAAGTCTTTATTACTTGTTTTAGGTGGATTCAATGACAAATGcgatttctaacgttttcaatCACCTATGATGGTGATGGTCaggtgatttttttatttagttcTTGTGACTTTTCATTCTATCATTTTTCTCCTAATCTGTATTTCtatatatcattgcatttccTTTTCAGATAATAAAATTTGTATATCATTGCtctcaaataatattatttgtattattaatataaaaCAAACCGTCTTATCAACTCAAATAGGTTTTTTTGATAGCCTGAATCTATTCGTTTTAGTTAATCAAACATTTTAAAAAGTTTAGGCCAACCTTTTAAATAAACAAGTCAAGTCAGGCTAGGTCTTTAACGAACCAAGTTATTGTAGGCCCTGACTTGTTATTTGGCTTATTTTCACCCCTAATTAAACAAAGCTTGCTGGAGTTGCTGCCAATTTTTTACAATCATCCATTATCATTCTGCTAGTTCATTCCAAGATTGAATCAGAGCCAAACAATCACTTTCAAAGATGACCAATTTAAAACCAAGGTCATAGAGAAAGAGACCCTTTCAGTCGACATAAGTGCTTCTGAGATACAAGGGTCAATTTGTTTTCCAAAAATTGCATCAGGTGCTACCATAATTTCTTCTAGATGATGATTACGTACCACAAGGCCAAAATTAGCCATCCTTGTTGAAGATAAAAAGGCATCCAAATAACTATTGTTTTTTTGGTAatgaccaaggtatccccacgGCTGatagccgtgagactaatctctcgccccacggtcagcgcactaagcggtagggggctggccaaggagttttttctattcacaagagttgggattcgaacccccaaccacttgcttaaaggatgaagtactgaaccactacaccaaccTACTTGGTTCCAAATAACTATTGTTAAACCAAATAAAACTAAGACAATTTGTTTTACGTTTTACCTTTTCAAACTTTTATCACTAAggaattttgaaataaaatgtaagaaatattgaaaaaaattgataaatgtTTGGGTTTCAATTGTGGTGCAAGCGTAATTAGAATTGGGATGAATGGCATTTGTTGCACGAAATCGTAAACCAGAAGGTCGAGGGTATATTCTTTCGTCATGATCTTGGAATTATCAATCAACGCCATGTTGCCTCTCCATCATCCAATTGCATAGGCTTCAACTTTGCACAATATTGCATTTGCTCCCCTTCAACTACAACCTTTTTTTGGAAAACTCAAATCTAATTTGGCAATATAATATCTTTTTGTTCTGGGTTCTTCGTTTTCCTTGGGGTCAACTTGTATACACTGATACActgatataatattaattttttcccCATAACTTTTACATTATAAGGAAAAATgctgaaaaaaaggaaaaaaaattcaccAAACCCCCAATgaaagagagaaatagaatGTTAGATTTAAGTTATATTCCCACGCCACCACAAAACCTTCATGTTCTTTAACTTATACAGTATATAGTTGTACACTTGTTAATTTAtataatgtgagacttctttgaATCACACTTGTAACTATTCTAATACTAGTATTGTATCCGTGTTATGTACGGTTGTTGATATGAAAGGTACAGATTTATAATATTTGTAATAAAAAGCTAAATTGAATATACtacatctatttttttttgttgaatatacattatcttcatcatcaatgaaaataatatttaactCTTATTTGTTTGTAACTTTTGAAAACACCACATACAACTTTGTTTTGTATATCGCAAAGATAAATTACATTATCCAAAGACTGGTCACTGGATCTTTCTTTCCCAACTCATGTGTTTCTCAAttcttactacttgagctatccAACAGACCAACACAATGTTTAAACATTGATACCCATTGATTTTCAATCGTATTTCACTTAAAACTAGCTAGATAACGCTTATAAATTGGCTAGTGTCCCTTATATTGCATTCAATCTAGTTAtatatttctcttatttataaaaAGTATTAAACTATTAATTAAGGTAGTGTTTGGCCCAGCTTATTTTTgacttaaaagtcacttttaagGTAAAGTTGGGCCAAACAGATTTCGCTAAATATTCTTTAACTTTAAAGTTACTTATTTTTACTGAAAAAAAGGCTAAAAGTAACTTTTTAGAAAAAGATATTTTTAGGAGCTTTGAAAAAAAGGAGTTTTTTCTAATCTTTGTGTGAGCCCAATAATCGTGAAACTCTTCTCGTGGTTTACCTCTCCTCCTCTTGAAACCCTCATCGTATCATATGTGGCTCTACAAGAGCAAACGCTATTTCTCTGTTATCTTCCTCAAGGAACTATCATCGTCTTCCTCTGCGAGAACAAGGGACTCATCTTCTCAGCAGTAAGACGCTCTCCACCGCTGCTCTCTCATCTTTTCCCACCTCCGACTACCTGCACGACCAGAAATCAAAATCGGCGCCGCAGCACGTGGAATTTTACCTTGGAAATCCTGATGAAGGGGCGAGAACAGAGAACCTGATCAAGAAGAAGAGGCGCAAGACCAAATTCAGCGAAGAGCAGAAGGGAAAGATGGTTGAATTCTTCAAGAAATTGGGTTGGAGATTGCAGAGAGCGGAGGAAGGCACAATCCGGAAATTCTGGGATGGCCTTGCCGTGTCTAGAGAGGCGTTCTAGGTCTGGATTCTGAAATTGGGAATGAGAAAAAGATCAATCGTGGTGGATAtgggtttttctttttaattttgaagAAGAAGTGGATATGGGTTTCAATTTCATAGTGATTTTAGGAATTTGGATCCCAATATTTAGTGATTTGATAAATTGTGGTGTCTACATTTTCACTCCCAATATTTTTTTAGTCATCAAAGTGAATCAAGGAACCGAGAAGGGAGAGCTAATCTACACGTCTTTTCAGCTTTGAAGCTCTCGAGTCTGCTATACAAGGACTCTTCCAACTAATTTTGTGAGACTGGATCAAGATATACTATCACCTCTTGCTGGAAAGAAGCAACTGTATACGTATAAGGCAAAGGATTTTTGGGAGCAAATCAAAACTCCAGGAATGTCTTTGAAATGCTAATCAGAAGAAGAGGTTTCACGCATATTGATATGGAGTTTTCAAAAAAAGGACAATCCTCACAGCACAAATAGAACTATAGAAGCACCAATGATCACATTTGCCAAACAGCTTTTAActtataaaaaagtaaaaattatcAAACAGCTTCTACTTTTTTTAAAAGCTCTAGTTTTTAACTTTGActtaaaagtagcttttaagtTCAAAATAAGTTGGGTCAAACGAAGCCTAAGTATGAAACTTCAGAGATTAAGCTGCACGAGACccaaatgtctttttttttccaaGACCCAAATGTCAAAGGGACTAATTTGTTTTTCCCAAAAAAGTATTTGTTTCTAATGAGTCATAGTTGATTTGGCCCTCCCCTTCGTCACTTCTGTCTTCGCTCTTGTTCTTGctctattaattaaaaaaaattcaaatttcttGTTTAAACATACCTTGACTTTTTTCAGGGAGACAATTACTTAAGATATTGTATGATTAATTATGACTAGAGATTCTTCCATGAATTATTGATTGTGTTTAGCACAATATACTGCTGAAGAGTCAAATATAAAACTCCTTAACTAATACACATGCTATaaagaaatcaaaattataGCAATCAATGTGCCGAATATTGAGCATAACGTTGTGTGGTCGCTATCATCATGGAGCTCTTGTATACACGATGCGTTCAAATTTGACAAAGAATATGCTTAACGTAACGTCTATTGGCCACTATATACACCTGGAACTTGATTTTCAAATTCTTTACTTGCTTCTTTACACATTACCCTGTTAATTGCTCCCACTAGTCTCTGATAAAT
This is a stretch of genomic DNA from Lotus japonicus ecotype B-129 chromosome 1, LjGifu_v1.2. It encodes these proteins:
- the LOC130729768 gene encoding mitochondrial phosphate carrier protein 3, mitochondrial-like, which produces MAFPDSSSRRNNNLIPSFLYGSSSPKTLPLNQILSSSSTAAAAPSKLMIPAPNEKIEMYSPAFYAACTVGGILSCGLTHMTVTPLDLVKCNMQIDPTKYKSISSGFGVLLKEQGVKGFFRGWVPTLLGYSAQGACKFGFYEFFKKYYSDIAGPEYATKYKTLIYLAGSASAEVIADVALCPFEAVKVRVQTQPGFARGLSDGLPKFVKAEGTLGLYKGLVPLWGRQIPYTMMKFASFETIVEMIYKHAVPVPKSECSKNLQLGISFAGGYVAGVFCAIVSHPADNLVSFLNNAQGATVGDAVKKLGMWGLFTRGLPLRIVMIGTLTGAQWGIYDAFKVFVGLPTTGGAAPAAPAKA